The Pseudomonas bijieensis DNA window ACCGCCACCATGGGGCCGAAGAACCGCGTCGGGAAAATATTCGTCGACTACCTGCGCAACGCCCGTGGGGCCAGTACAGTGGCCGCCTACTCGGTGCGCGCCAGGCCAGGCCTGCCGGTTTCGGTGCCAATTGCCCGGGCCGAGCTGCAGACCCTGCGCAATGCCCAGCAATGGGACATTTATACCGCGCTGGAACGGGCTAAAGGCCTGCGGACCGATCCTTGGGAAGGCTACAACCACCGCCAGCGGATCACCACCAGGATGTGGGCGCAGCTGGATGCGCAAAAACCCGAGGCATGAGGACGAACACGGCGTTCAAATCCAGACGAAGATCGCCAGCAAACCGCCAAAAAAAGCCCATTTCTGCAGGTAATAAAGCGTGCGGTTGCGTTTCTTCAGGGCCTTGCCCTGCAAGCGGATCTTGTACAGCCTGGAGAACGCCCGGTTCAGGCCGCCCGTCCTGTCGCCCGCGTCGTTGGGCGCACCGGCCGCCGCCATCACGGTGCGGCTGAACCAGCGGTTGAACGCGGTGGCCCAGCGAAACTTCATGGGCCGCTCCACATCGCAGAACAGGATGATGCGGTTATGGTCGGTGGTGTTCTCGGCGTAATGAATGAAGGTTTCGTCGAAAATCACCGCCTCGCCATCGCGCCAATGATAAGGCTCGCCATCGACATTGATGTAGCAGCCGGCATCGTTGGGCGTTTCCAGGCCCAGGTGATACCGATAGGACCCGGCATACGGGTCACGGTGCCGGACCAGCTTCGAGCCCGGAGGCAACTCGGCGAACATCGCCGCCTTGATCGAACCGATGCTCTGCACCAGCTCGGTGGTGCGTGGGCACAGCTTCATGGCCGAGGGATGGCTATCGCCGTACCACTTCAGGTAGAAACG harbors:
- the lpxO gene encoding lipid A hydroxylase LpxO, yielding MKLIIAAIYILSIGYVHLRGRVRHKFGRQLSDHSSFLAPINCLLYLCSKLPNKPFLSPAQFPDLSPLQAHWEEIRAEGQSLLHAGEIKRSNQYDDVGFNSFFKTGWKRFYLKWYGDSHPSAMKLCPRTTELVQSIGSIKAAMFAELPPGSKLVRHRDPYAGSYRYHLGLETPNDAGCYINVDGEPYHWRDGEAVIFDETFIHYAENTTDHNRIILFCDVERPMKFRWATAFNRWFSRTVMAAAGAPNDAGDRTGGLNRAFSRLYKIRLQGKALKKRNRTLYYLQKWAFFGGLLAIFVWI